A stretch of Cicer arietinum cultivar CDC Frontier isolate Library 1 chromosome 5, Cicar.CDCFrontier_v2.0, whole genome shotgun sequence DNA encodes these proteins:
- the LOC140920481 gene encoding uncharacterized protein → MFVSYIGAVVRQNVPITIDNWRDKALKDAKDIIWNDIQTTFVLDEERKSYVLRVAGKIHRGFRSHLSNFYLKDREGNTNAEPPKIYQHYISKDEWSAFVSKRSDPAFVNISTANRERASNPKHPYKKSRMGYARLEQQIRKDTQADQPLGRHILWKEARVNKEGVVDNENVKKVVELCETIEQSSETQEGNKDTCRDILGKVFNVPEYSGRVRGKGFGVTPKSFFPQEKRQKPSNEEVLEKLRILSEQVALLVNTNKDKQLPVQLQPEIQMESETGSCNVGLKSIPEGVTTCVLYLSSPTQRKVGKGILHNTSGEVLHNIPIPAGHVKVSPTVAFEPTAPLPIPDNDGDMKFLSDAIGSYVAWPTHLVALEKKIPKDKSVTSPEKVQINKPPLQPKKGSKPQKLEVNRAAKLQRLEGNKAAKLAATKNLDRGKSVAAAAAPNKSQPRLGKYGACLDIQIKRNMGSSNDSPIVQMNKDIFGDEYIEYLEKEQMYDLLEHKELSVTVISLYIR, encoded by the exons atgtttgtaagctacattggggctgttgttcgtcaaaatgtcccaataacaatagacaactggagagataaggcgttgaaggatgccaaagatatcatctggaatgacattcaa accacttttgttcttgatgaggaacgaaagtcatatgttttgagagttgctgggaaaatccatcgtggatttagatcccatctctcaaatttctatctaaaagatagagaaggaaacacaaatgctgaacctccaaagatatatcaacattatatatcaaaggatgaatggagtgcatttgtttccaaacgttctgacccggcgtttgtc aatattagtacggcaaatcgcgaacgggcaagcaacccaaaacacccatacaagaaatcacgtatgggatatgcacgccttgaacaacaaatt agaaaagacacccaagccgatcaacccttgggtcgtcatatcttatggaaggaagcgcgtgttaacaaagaaggagtggttgataatgaaaatgtcaagaaagttgtagaactttgt gaaactattgaacaaagttctgaaactcaagagggcaacaaggatacgtgcagggacattcttgggaaagtgtttaatgtccctgagtattccggtcgagtgagggggaaaggatttggcgtaactcccaaaagcttttttcctcaagagaagcgccaaaaaccttccaacgaggaagtattagagaagctcagaatcctatcggagcaagtggcactcttggtgaatacgaataaagacaagcaacttccggttcagctccaacctgaaatacaaatggagagtgaaaccgggagttgcaacgtcggtttgaagagtattcccgag ggtgtcactacatgtgtcctatacttgtcctcgccgactcaacggaaggtgggaaaaggaatattgcacaatacttcgggagaagtattgcacaatattccgatccccgcgggccatgtcaaagtatcgcctacggttgctttcgaaccaactgcaccgttgcccataccggacaacgatggagatatgaagttcttaagcgacgctattggcagttacgtggcatggcccacacaccttgttgccctcgaaaaaaagattcccaaggacaaatcagttacatctcccgaaaag gtccaaataaataaaccacccctacagccaaaaaaaggcagcaaacctcaaaaattggaggttaatagggctgccaaactacaaaggctggagggtaataaagctgcaaaacttgcagcaacaaaaaatctagatcggggaaaatcggtcgctgctgctgctgctcctaataaaagtcagccacgccttggtaaatacggggcgtgtcttgacatccaaataaaaaggaacatgggcagcagcaacgattcgcccatcgtacaaatgaataaagacatctttggagatgagtatattgaatacctcgaaaaggagcaaatgtacgatcttctcgaacataaggagctgagtgttactgtaatcagcttgtacataaggtaa